The Apodemus sylvaticus chromosome 4, mApoSyl1.1, whole genome shotgun sequence nucleotide sequence tctgtgtaccacatggatGCCTGGTGCCCTCGAGTTCAGAAGAGGGCTCAGGTCTCCTAGAACTGAACTAtaaatggctgtgagctgcctcgtgctgggaactaaacccaggtcctctggaagagcaatgcatgctctcagccactgagacaTCCTTCCTGCTCCTCTACTCTTAGAAGTTAGACCTTTTGTTCAAATGCCTAAGCTCAAGACAACTGTATCaagtaaagaaaaacaagttagtTCTTATACTACACCCAAAGAATCACCCCAGTGACCTGTGAATACTAGGTTAAAGGTAATACCTGAACATAATACTTGAATCACAGAGCAAGCAAGCCATAGTCCACTCAGCACCGATGGTAGGAAAGATAAAAAAGGAACTGGGGGAGTTCCTGGCTGTCCTACAGGTCAGGGGAGCTccatcttctgagaggctccccCCTCACTCACACTCTAAGAAGCAATCTGGTCTCACTGTGGAGGATGCAAGGCATGTGGCTTATTCTAAAGATATCTACCAGAGTAATAACATTCATAAATGCAGGCAGGCAAGAGGTAAACTGAAATCAACACGCCATTAGTTGTtcttggctttgttgttgtttttttttttttaaatttctgagacaggggttctttgtgtataccaggctggtcttgaactcaagagatccacctgcctctgcctcccgagtgctggggttaaaggcgtgtgccaccatctccTGGCTAGTGTATTTTCACTTGACAAACAGGTTCAGAGATAACAGAAATGTATTTAATGAGTCTTGAGCTCAGTGTTAAGTAACTCAAATATGGTGTCAAAGAAGGTTTGGCACTAGTGTTTTCATAATGCGATGGTGGGTGGACTACATCCCACTGCGGAGAAATTCGAGGGGATATATAAGTCACAACAAATCTCTATCAAATAGGTCTGAGGAAGTTGCCACCTGAACCTACCGCATGGTAATAATtactcttttcccctcccccagtgctggttcattttaaatgtcttcaCCTTGACCTCTATCTAGCTGTGGAGGAAGGATGAGCTCCAGTCTGGCGGTTATCTCTACTAATCAAACATCTCATTTACAGCTCTGGACCACCAGCCAGCCCCCTTTCATTCGCCTCATCTTTCCAAACACCCGCCTATGCCAGAGCTCGACCAATTATAGAACATGGAATAGAGGCCTATTGACCAATAAGGAAAGGAAGCCTACAGATTGACAATCGGCTTGACTAATCGACATCAGGGCACTAGGCCGCGCCGAAATGCAGCCTGCGCGACATCAGTAGTGCCCAACCCCTGTGCAGCCCGAGGCAGAGGCGGCCAATCAGCGGCGGCGGGGGCGTATTCCGCCCGCTCGGCCGCCCCCGTTCCCCCTTCTCACCTGCTTCTCCTCGCCGGTCTCCTCCGCagggttttcttcttcttgtttctgGGACATGGCAGAACCGGGACTGTGTAATGCAGGGCCCGGGAAGTCAGccggaaaagggaagggggaggggaaacggGGACAACCTGAGCTGCAGCTTCGGCTCCTGTCACTATGGTTGCTCAGTCAAAATGGCGGCTCAAGCCCATGACGTTGAGACCGCCCCCTTCTATGGGAGCCAATGAGAGTGGGCTTGACGGGCAATGACGTAAGGATACACCAATAAGCGTTAGCTGGAGGTGGGCGGACTCTTTAGAAGCGATAGGCAAGCTAGAACACCAACCGGGAAAGAGAGTGAGCCACAGAACCAATTAGAAGCCTGCGTGGACCTTTggtattttttgctttttgggtgGGCCGAAGCTGTCTTCAGGTTCTTATCCAGGTCCTGGGCAAGTCGTTAAGTGTTGCATCGGAGCCGGGTTAACAGAAGTTCTTTATTCTCTGGTGCAAAGGATCAAGCCTTGAGCGGTGTTAGAAGGAAGTTACCCAAGACCAAAAATAAAAGTTGGAAGATAAACATATTCAGCAGTTTTCCAGGATTGAGTGCTAGCTTATATGAGACTTGAGTTTTCTTGTATGGTTTTTCATTCACACTGTATTCCTTATGTTGGCattataattgtttattttttttaaacatttattatatatacatatatatatgtgtgtatatatatatatatatatatatatatatatatataaaagtacattgtagctgtcttcagacacaccagaagagggcgtccgatctcattacgaatggttgtgagccatgtggttgttgggatttgaacttaggaccttcagaagagcagttcaagatgctcttaaccgctgagacatctcGGTTTATAATTGTTAATTTGGGTGGGCCGAAGCTGTCTTCAGGTTCTTATCCAGGTCCTGGGCAAGTCGTTAAGTGTTGCATCGGAGCCGGGTTAACAGAAGTTCTTTATTATAATTGAAGCCCGGCATTATAATTGTTAATAATGTGTTTATAAAACGATAGAGAAGGGATATATGTTCTATGCaagtgtggtgaggtatggggggaAGAGGTGTCTCAGCAGGCCTATGGCAAGGCATTCCTTCTCAAGGGACCAGCCACACCactgtatagtatagaatagggttcattcagggcatggggaggggagccaatagaagaggcagagaaaagtagagagtagagaaataTAAGAGTAGAGGCCGGGCATGAGCACgtggagaaaggggggggggaagggaatggggaaggggtgaggggCCAAAAAGGGAAGAGCAAgagaccaagagggcaagagagcaaggagggggcaagaagccccgtttatagtgggtcaggcctacctggctgttgctaggtaattgTGGGGAGCAGCTTAGAATTCTAACAGTTAAAGAGTCACTCTGTGGAGACATAACTTGAGTTTTAAGACTGTAGTTCTAGGCACATGGTAAACATTTAACACATATAGTAAATACCAGCTAATGTAAACAAAACCATAGTTCAATAATAGTTCTTAACCTGTGTGATGATGGTTCCTGTCTGTAATATTCCCACAAAGGATGCTGAAACAGTACAATCTCCAGTGTGAAGCAAACTGAGGCTACACAGtgcaatcctgtctcaaaaatgaaaggcAACCAAATAGGATATAGTTTTTGAGCATCTATCAAGTAgtactgttttaattttatatgaatacatAAGGCAGCCTCTGCCTTTCAAAGCTTTTAATTCTCAGATTAAGCCATTGTCATCTCCTCTTCCtatcctttttggtttttctgtgtaacagttctggctgttctggaacttactctgtagaccaggctggcctcaaaatcacagagatctgcttgcctctgcctcctaagtctTAAGAGTGTTAATCAACACGTATTACTTATATTCTGAATAACTGGTCTAACAGCTGGGTGTCAGCCCATACGTGGTTTTATTGCACTTGATAGGCATAGGCAGcaaggtcacaagttcaaggctatctttgcctacatagtgaattcaatgCTAGACCCTGTTGTAAaccggaaaaaaagaaaaaaatactgtctCCATAATAACCCACTGCTCTCTTGTGGTATACTACAAAATACAACAAAGTCTATCTAATAACAGCACTGCCCatgactttttcattttttgagactgtGTACATGAATAGAGAGACCAGAGGCACaattattatctttattatacAGAAATGTGAAGGCAATATACACTAAATGAGTGTTTGGCAGTGAACATTACACAAATTAGAAGTGAAGTCATCCTCATTGTGTggacatataaaaataaacactgaGAGTTGCAAGAAAGAATTCAACTTCTATCCCCAAACAAGCTGAAGCTTTCAAAGGAAAACCTGGTTTCAATTCACTATGAATTGTTCTAATGGGAAGATAATGAGCTGCTAGATTACTCGTGGCCTGGCTTTTGCCCTTCTAGAGAGCCAGACTGAGGCTCTGCTTAGCTCTTCTATCTCTACTCACCTAAGAGTCAGAGGAAATGAAAACAGTAACAATGAGCTGGAGAACTTGCATGGACCTAGGTAAGTTCAGGGGAGCAGATGAAGTTACACTAATTTATTTCTGATTACAAGGATTTGGTTAGTCCAAGTCATCTATCGTGGCTGTGTCAAAGAAAGCCTGTCTCCCACCAGTGGTCAACAGGGTGCTTGAAATCTGCACACATAGCACTGGCCTCTAAACAACCTTGGGACCTAGGCTTTGCATCTGCTGCTGGTGACATTCAACTGCCACCTAAATAGGATTTCTTCACATTCTCTACTGAAGCAAAAACATTTTAAGGGATTTGTCCAGGATGGCTGTGCTGAAAGAAGACACAATTTAGAGGGTGTCAATAGATTAAATATAGACAGTAATAGATTAAATATGGCAGTAATACAATTACTGCCAAAGCCCTTAAATACAGGGAAAATTTATCAATTTATGTAGGAGATAAAAACAGGGACTACGAAAATATGAAGTTTGGCTACATTGTCGGGATTCAATGCTGTAATTTGGGACTTGAAACTTACAATTCCCTCATTTTTATCAGAGTAGAAATATTTAAAGTAGTCTAGAGCAAACAGGACAGTCACATAATGAAGGATGAAAAGTCTTTTTTGAATGAGAGATGGTCACatatagccaaggctagccctgaactcactaATCTAGCTGCCACtatctcctaagtgctaggatgacaggtGATCCTACCCTGATACTTGGTTTCAAAGATGTGAAGTCTCATGTTGCCTCTCTTCTCTATGGGTTCTAATGCTGGCTGTGTGAAGGAGGTGACTGAGACACATTGCTTTTTCAATTTACTCTTAATGAATGTGGGAGCAAGactgctacatttttttttgtttggtttttggatttggttttgtcgagacagggtttctctgtgtagccctggctgtcctggaactcactctgtagaccaggctggccttgaactcagaaatctgcctgcctctgcctcccagagtgctgggattacaggcgtgcgccaccactgcccagcaagactGTTAAAAAGGAGTGTAGAATACATTTCTACTTTGAGAATTAAGGGATTCGGGTCATCAAACTTGGagtgttttcattatttaattatgAGAAAATCACAGGCAGAAGCTATAATCTCAGGAATCATTTGCTTCAATAATTCGTCTTGTTTCCACTGCCTCTCATTCAGAGTCAGGGATTTCAGAAAGCATCACTGTTTAACAGAGGTGGAGAAACAAAGGCTGAGAAAACATGAGTAAGGGAGGAAAAATTAAATATGGTTTacttttcatttccttcaccttttGTTGCTGGAAAAACACTAATCCCCGCATAGAAACTCCTGTTTATCCAGAAGCACACTGGTTAAAACTAAACCCAGAAACGGGAGATGTTTATTAGATGTGTATGGGTTCACCCCTTTCATTCATTCAGAGTGGAAGTGAGGAGAAATAGTCTGCTTAGAAGGTCATGGCCCATGGAGAGGCCCTGAGGTGGTCCTCCTCAAGTCAGGAGTCTGATTCAAAAAGAGGGGAAATGATGACAGTATCTTATCACACCAAACTCAGTGATGGGGTCTCTGACAGTCACCAGCCAGCGGGGGGGAAAGGACCCCCCGTGCTGGCTTTAGGATTTGTTGAAGGCTGCCAGCACAGCCCAGATCATCTCTGTGGCATTGTGCTTTGTCCCCTCCACTTCAGGGTCCAGTTCTACTAGGTCCTTGGTTCGATTCATTGCCACATCATACTTATCATCTGTCAGACAAGAGAAGACATTCTCCAGCACATCGGAAGAGTGCGCCAGTACCAGGAGGGCCAGTGTTCGCCTGTCCATGCGCTGAGGGTCATTTACCCACCGTTCCAGCACACTGTCTTGAAGCTTTTTCATTAGTCGCTGTTTCTCTGTTGTATTGGTCACTGGATGAGTGGTCATGTCGAACAGCAGGAAATTCTGCTTCTCTGTGGTTAGAATACCCTTTTCTACCAGGTTCTTGGCAATTCGTTCTCGTACATTTCTCAGCTGATACTGTAATTTGAAAGGGTTCCATGTCTCACCTGTTGGGAAACAgtggaaaacaaaatttaaaaagccagtttGTTATTTGAGCCtcgttttaaattttttaaaaaagatttatttattttatttatatgagtaactgtagctgtcttcagatacatcagaagagggcattggatcccattacagatggttgtgagccaccatgtggttgcagggaattgaactcaggatctctggaagaatagccagtgctcttaactgctgagccatctcttcagcctgccttgtttaaaattttaaaagcacaatCTCCATCCATGGAGGAACAATGTTAACTCACTCTTTAATCCATACTTTGTGCTTTCTGTAATGGTTTTGACTCTAACTATTTTACATTAAATGATCCTCAAAATTatccacatacacaaatgcacatgtacacacatacgcaaacacacacatgcacacacaaaatcacacatgcataaaatcatacacacatatacacatgcgcttacacacacacacagatgcacacacatacataattatgGGTTTCCATCATGCTAGTGCTCATGGGGTATTTATACTGATTTAGTATGTACGGAAGCATGTGTGCCACAGTATGTGAGTGATAGTcagaactggttctctcctttcatcttgtaggttctagggatcaaactcaggttgtgaAGCTTGGCAGCAGCACCATTACTTACTAAAAGCATCTTGCTAGCCTtctggatttttaatttttattctttaatattttttggtATATTTGTAGTTATGTATGTACACAGGTATACCCAGAGACCAGAATAGGGTGTTTAAtatccaggagctggagttacaggctcttgtaagccacctgacatgagggctgggaactgaacttagatcTTCtggaagcactcttaaccactgagccagctctctctgGCCCCTTATTTCAACTCATGTATGACTTCTCTGTGATGTTGTTAGTCATtgttgaatttgtgtgtgtgtgtgtgtgtgtttatgaacaCAGATGTCAGAGAGCAGCTTCAGGGTCatctagacagggtctctcacttgccTGGAAATTGCCAAGTAGGTTGGGCTGGCTGGTCAAGCTAGTCTCCTCACTGGGATTAAAATGCTCATTATTT carries:
- the Golph3l gene encoding Golgi phosphoprotein 3-like, producing MTTLTHRTRRTEVSKSSEKKIESEEDTNQERNPDNEDPGDSKDIRLTLMEEVLLLGLKDKEGYTSFWNDCISSGLRGGILIELAMRGRIYLEPPTMRKKRLLDRKVLLKSDSPTGDVLLDETLKHIKATEPTETVQTWIELLTGETWNPFKLQYQLRNVRERIAKNLVEKGILTTEKQNFLLFDMTTHPVTNTTEKQRLMKKLQDSVLERWVNDPQRMDRRTLALLVLAHSSDVLENVFSCLTDDKYDVAMNRTKDLVELDPEVEGTKHNATEMIWAVLAAFNKS